The region TACCGGAAATGAAAAGCACCCAGGTCACAATCTGATCGATCGGTCCCTGGTTAGGGTTCACCTGCGAAACACGGGCAGACGATTGGGTAGCCGACTGTCCAATTGTATTGAGGTCGTCAATGTAGTCGGCCTCGAATTTGGCGATATCGCCGGTCCACTTGCTCAAATCTTTGTAGAGCTCCTGGTCCTTCTCGGCCAAGCGATCTTCGTAGTGCGGAACGCCGCGATAGCTTTCGTTTTCACGCTTCTTGACGTAAACCTGCAGCTCGTTGAAGTACTCGTCGATGTCCTCGGCGTTGTCCTCGAAGTAGTATTCGATTCGCTTTAGGTATCGATCAAGAGCCTTTTGGGCTTGAGTTGTTACGTCAGCGCCAAACGTATTGATCGCCAAATCGCGATAACCAGCCGCTCGAACGGCGATGTTCTTTTTGTCGAGACGCTGCGTCCCGTACAAGTCGAACGCCATGCCACGGAAGTTCTCCGCGAGAGGGCCTTTGGCATTTCGCAGGAATCCAGCCGAAGAAAAATCGC is a window of Bremerella sp. TYQ1 DNA encoding:
- a CDS encoding DoxX family protein; translated protein: MILIVLRCVTGWHFFMEGSKKVQSGDFSSAGFLRNAKGPLAENFRGMAFDLYGTQRLDKKNIAVRAAGYRDLAINTFGADVTTQAQKALDRYLKRIEYYFEDNAEDIDEYFNELQVYVKKRENESYRGVPHYEDRLAEKDQELYKDLSKWTGDIAKFEADYIDDLNTIGQSATQSSARVSQVNPNQGPIDQIVTWVLFISGILLILGLFTRLAALAVAGFLLQVMLAQWPFAHGADLTYVYYQSVEFVSLLLIAAIGAGRFAGLDFILWNSFSKCCSRGASNKGE